The Syntrophorhabdaceae bacterium sequence CTGCCTTGTAGAATTAGATGCCACAAAGGAGCTATACAGGGTGATCCCTGCCCTGGACTATGATAGCAAGGGCAGGGAACTTGGCGTATCAAAGATAATAACAGATGATGGAAAGTCATTTATAAAAGGCATAAAAGGGGATTGGTCTTCTATCAAATCAAGAAACACCAATAAGGCAATAAAGACAATATTTAAGTTTCTCTACAGGTCAGATAATTAAGAGCAAGAGGTGAGTGTGGATGTGGCTCATGACTGATAGATTATAAATTAAAGATGTGGGATTTTGGGTGTAGTATGGTTTCACATCTCACGTATCACGTTTTACATCTCATCCTTTCTTACCATGCTTTATAAAAGCATTAAACGTTATTAACGCTGTATTTACGGTGCGCCTTTAAATTTCTCCCACTCACCCCTTTCTTTAAGAACATCCCTGTAGACCTCTAAGGCCTTATTAACTAAAGGCATACCTCCATAAGGTGCAAGCTGGAAGAATACCTCTGCCAGTTTTTTTGGATCACACCCCACATTCAAGGCTGCGTTCACATGAAGCCTTAGCTCTTCAGAGGCACCAAGGGCTGCCAGCATAGCACAGGCCACCATCTGTCTCTCAGGCAAAGTCAAGACTGTCCTTGAATATAGATTACCTGTTATAAACATGGAGAGGTCATTGGCAAGGTCTCTATCGAATTCCTTCCACATAATATAAGGTGGGTCCATCTTTATGCCTTTTCCGAACAATCTTTTTGCCGTCTCCTGCGTCCTCTTTTTTATGGCATCCATATCCATATTTCTCTCTCCTCCATTATTTTTCACAAGTTTTAACATGCCTTTTGGCAATGGTCAATAAGATAGGGTTGAGGAGGATTTAAAAATATTGTATAGTTGCTTTGGCTATGAAAAGGATAGTTATAGGGACAGCAGGTCACATTGACCACGGCAAGACGTCACTTATAAAGGCGCTTACCAATATAGATTGTGATAGATTAAAAGAAGAGAAGGAAAGGGGTATCACCACTGAACTTGGTTTTGCCCATTATAGATTCACTGATGACCTCCTTGCGGGGATTGTTGATGTGCCAGGTCACGAAAGGTTTGTAAGGCATATGGTAGCTGGTTCATGGGGGATAGATATAGTCCTTCTTGTGGTAGCTGCAGATGAAGGGGTAATGCCCCAGACAAGGGAACATATAGATATATGCTCTATATTGGGTCTAAAAAAGGCAATAGTAGCCATAACAAAAAAAGACCTTGTAGACGATGATATGCTCGAACTCGTCCAAGAGGACATTGATGATTTTTTGAAAGATACCGTCTTTGCCCATGCACCCCGTATACCTGTATCATCTTTAACAGGAGAAAACATTGAGCTTTTAAAAGAGACCATAAAGAATGTTGCCCTGTCTACCCAGGAAAGGTCAAGGACAGGGATATTCAGGCTCCCTGTGGATAGGGTCTTTACCATAAAAGGTCTTGG is a genomic window containing:
- a CDS encoding carboxymuconolactone decarboxylase family protein — encoded protein: MLKLVKNNGGERNMDMDAIKKRTQETAKRLFGKGIKMDPPYIMWKEFDRDLANDLSMFITGNLYSRTVLTLPERQMVACAMLAALGASEELRLHVNAALNVGCDPKKLAEVFFQLAPYGGMPLVNKALEVYRDVLKERGEWEKFKGAP